A window from Primulina tabacum isolate GXHZ01 unplaced genomic scaffold, ASM2559414v2 Contig587, whole genome shotgun sequence encodes these proteins:
- the LOC142534556 gene encoding uncharacterized protein LOC142534556, which translates to MLPPPSPPPHEPIYPVHHHLKNQTSLPDVIFAAFSLFILFSTSPKPTSIFSVPNNKLAFPFNPRKYLKLHNMSIPLRNPPNPSRHPTPPFATPQSLSEWLRPRLPSDSFASWGVKPGTKNVHNLWLEIAEGETSLADSTPPVRTVEVVIVRIIRSDDKMLVESHQELSNGAVRYRSRPLSEKMKPGESVEAAVFRAVKEELGSIIKSTDSGNSNMGNLVDDQDSNNFSGIIKILPGSYVKKVEERVSASYPGLPACYLLHTVDAEVAGLPAGEFSTEEVNEYGDSNGTSSDAVSCKKHYWKWVDFDSL; encoded by the coding sequence ATGCTCCCTCCGCCGTCTCCGCCGCCTCATGAACCAATTTATCCGGTGCATCACCACCTGAAGAATCAGACGTCACTGCCTGACGTCATCTTCGCTGCATTCTCTCTCTTTATCCTTTTCTCCACTTCCCCCAAACCAACCTCGATTTTTTCCGTCCCTAATAACAAGCTCGCTTTCCCGTTTAACCCCCGCAAGTATCTGAAATTACACAACATGTCCATCCCTTTGCGTAACCCCCCCAACCCTAGTCGCCACCCCACGCCGCCGTTCGCCACGCCGCAGTCTCTATCCGAGTGGCTCAGGCCGCGGCTACCCTCCGATTCATTCGCTTCCTGGGGTGTCAAGCCGGGGACTAAGAATGTTCATAACCTCTGGCTCGAAATTGCTGAAGGGGAGACTTCTTTAGCTGATTCCACCCCGCCGGTTCGGACGGTTGAGGTTGTGATTGTCCGCATCATCCGAAGTGACGATAAAATGCTCGTTGAATCTCATCAAGAGCTTTCGAACGGCGCCGTCAGGTACCGATCCCGCCCCTTATCTGAGAAAATGAAGCCTGGAGAATCTGTTGAGGCCGCTGTTTTTCGTGCAGTGAAAGAGGAGCTGGGCTCCATCATAAAGTCCACGGATTCTGGAAATTCTAATATGGGAAATCTTGTTGATGATCAAGATTCTAACAATTTTAGTGGTATCATAAAAATTTTGCCTGGATCATACGTGAAGAAGGTGGAGGAGAGAGTTTCGGCCTCGTATCCTGGGCTTCCAGCTTGTTACCTATTGCATACAGTAGATGCCGAGGTAGCTGGCTTGCCAGCAGGCGAGTTTTCTACCGAGGAAGTGAACGAGTATGGAGATTCTAATGGGACAAGTAGTGATGCTGTTTCTTGTAAAAAACACTACTGGAAGTGGGTTGATTTTGATTCGCTCTGA
- the LOC142534553 gene encoding protein TRANSPARENT TESTA GLABRA 1-like: protein MGSSTQESHLRSETCVTYDSPFPIYAMAFSAADRRHIAVGSFVEEFDNRVDILCFDDECYSIKPIPALSVPHPYPATKLMFHPSPATGNLLASSGDYLRLWEIRDASIEPISTLDNSKTSDYCAPLTSFDWNEVEPHRIGTSSIDTTCTIWDVEKGVVETQLISHDKEVYDIAWREAGVFGSVSGDGSVRLFDLRHKERSTILYESPKPETPLSRLAWNKQDLRYMATFLMNSNKILILDTRYPTVAAAELERHQGCVNAIAWAPLSCRHISSGGDDGQAFLWELPILSGTNGIDPMYMYSAGSEINQLHWSAAQPDWIAVALENKMQMLKV, encoded by the coding sequence ATGGGTAGTTCCACCCAAGAATCCCACCTCAGATCCGAAACTTGCGTCACGTATGACTCACCCTTTCCCATCTACGCCATGGCGTTTTCCGCCGCCGACCGCCGCCATATCGCCGTCGGGAGTTTCGTTGAAGAATTCGACAACCGCGTCGACATTCTCTGCTTCGACGATGAATGCTATTCCATCAAGCCTATACCTGCACTATCGGTCCCTCACCCCTACCCCGCAACTAAACTCATGTTTCACCCCTCACCAGCTACTGGCAACCTCCTTGCTTCCTCCGGAGACTACCTACGCCTCTGGGAAATCCGGGATGCTTCAATCGAACCCATATCTACGCTCGACAACAGCAAAACTAGCGACTACTGTGCTCCTCTAACTTCATTCGATTGGAATGAGGTGGAGCCCCATCGAATCGGAACATCAAGCATCGACACTACCTGCACCATATGGGATGTGGAAAAGGGCGTTGTGGAAACCCAACTGATTTCCCACGATAAAGAAGTGTACGATATTGCCTGGCGCGAGGCAGGAGTTTTTGGATCAGTTTCAGGAGACGGATCGGTCAGGCTTTTCGATCTAAGGCATAAGGAGCGCTCCACAATTCTTTATGAAAGCCCGAAGCCGGAAACGCCGCTATCGAGGCTGGCTTGGAATAAGCAAGATTTGAGGTACATGGCGACGTTCTTGATGAATAGCAATAAGATTTTGATACTGGATACGAGGTATCCTACAGTGGCTGCCGCTGAATTAGAAAGGCACCAGGGGTGTGTAAATGCAATTGCTTGGGCCCCGCTGAGTTGTAGGCACATAAGTTCTGGTGGGGATGATGGGCAGGCTTTTCTTTGGGAGTTGCCGATTCTTTCTGGGACGAACGGGATTGATcccatgtatatgtactcggCAGGCTCGGAGATCAATCAGCTTCACTGGTCGGCGGCGCAGCCTGACTGGATTGCTGTTGCCCTGGAAAATAAGATGCAGATGCTCAAGGTTTGA
- the LOC142534552 gene encoding NAC domain-containing protein 91-like: MAVIPVNALPVGYRFRPTDEELIDHYLRHKINRQDKEVSVIREIDVCKWEPWDLPDLSAVESTDNEWFFFCPKDRKYQNGQRLNRATQRGYWKATGKDRNITSRKGVKIGMKKTLVFYTGRAPDGKRTNWVIHEYRATDKSLDGTHPGQTAFVLSRLFKKTDLKQDGITESSNSDEVEGIVSSPTVVNPPSVEDDLFETPTPVHNGTSKIQQSSVESFPTLNSYKDMVENPVPNYQQECGLIADKLEHDISGTVSPPHDPELEKLIENLYSSPLQGALFSPLHSQVQAELGNPYCYSGYNNDINVQSNTPFQYGTTADEMMEDFLNSISGGLYEVSSLESTKYVNMLKLDKDCISSSESEAEMSLCQKYPSVPEGELFEDDDKQESPFQSEVTSEVAAVDVSRSYVSPAVGNETIGTGIKMRTRQPLYQLSTQHYEAHGTAPKRIRLQIKCGVGSVQCNLPKILNEDDIHEGSPQLPKGDTATNAQTLVEEESTCDESNNSSLSHHTSAINLPKNIFVDTASSTSKYTTTPSVIYSLYMQKVLVAFSLIALLLGIFGYFQFQMATY; the protein is encoded by the exons ATGGCTGTGATCCCCGTGAACGCGTTACCGGTGGGTTATAGATTTCGCCCCACAGATGAGGAGCTGATCGATCACTATTTGAGACACAAGATCAACAGACAAGATAAAGAAGTCAGTGTCATACGTGAAATCGATGTTTGTAAATGGGAGCCCTGGGATTTACCTG ATTTGTCAGCGGTAGAATCGACTGACAACGAATGGTTCTTCTTCTGCCCCAAGGATCGGAAGTATCAAAATGGCCAGAGATTGAACCGTGCAACACAGAGAGGTTACTGGAAAGCTACTGGTAAAGATCGAAATATTACTTCGAGGAAGGGTGTGAAAATTGGGATGAAAAAAACCTTAGTTTTTTACACTGGCCGTGCACCGGATGGCAAGAGAACTAACTGGGTCATCCATGAGTATCGTGCAACTGATAAATCGCTGGATGGCACCCATCCCGGTCAG ACTGCTTTTGTTCTCTCCCGTCTATTCAAGAAGACTGATTTGAAACAAGATGGAATCACCGAGAGTTCAAATTCTGACGAAGTTGAAGGGATTGTATCATCTCCCACTGTCGTTAACCCCCCTTCTGTTGAAGATGACCTATTTGAAACGCCTACTCCGGTGCACAATGGAACTTCAAAAATACAACAGTCAAGTGTTGAAAGCTTTCCGACTTTGAATTCCTACAAAGATATGGTGGAAAATCCTGTGCCTAATTATCAGCAGGAATGTGGTCTCATTGCTGACAAATTGGAACATGATATTTCAGGAACAGTGTCTCCTCCT CATGACCCAGAACTGGAAAAGTTGATTGAAAATTTATATTCCTCCCCACTGCAAGGGGCGCTTTTCTCTCCATTACATTCACAGGTGCAAGCAGAGCTTGGGAATCCATACTGTTATAGTGGTTACAATAACGACATCAACGTCCAAAGTAATACCCCTTTTCAATATGGGACAACTGCTGATGAAATGATGGAGGATTTCTTGAATTCGATATCTGGTGGTCTGTATGAAGTATCATCTCTTGAAAGTACTAAGTACGTAAACATGCTGAAATTAGATAAAGATTGCATCTCAAGTAGTGAATCGGAGGCTGAGATGTCCCTTTGCCAG AAATATCCAAGTGTTCCAGAAGGTGaattatttgaggatgatgaCAAACAAGAATCTCCTTTCCAGAGTGAAGTTACTTCTGAAGTTGCAGCTGTTGATGTGTCCCGTTCGTATGTTAGCCCTGCAGTGGGCAATGAAACCATTGGAACAGGAATCAAGATGAGGACTCGCCAACCATTATATCAACTTAGTACCCAGCACTATGAAGCACATGGAACCGCCCCTAAGAGAATTCGTTTGCAGATTAAATGTGGAGTTGGATCAGTTCAGTGTAATCTTCCCAAGATTTTAAATGAGGATGACATTCATGAAGGGAGTCCACAATTGCCCAAG GGTGACACAGCTACGAATGCACAAACACTAGTTGAGGAGGAGTCCACATGCGACGAGTCAAATAACAGCTCGCTATCCCATCATACGAGTGCCATCAATTTACCTAAAAACATCTTTGTAGACACTGCATCTTCCACTTCTAAATACACGACCACACCTTCAGTTATATATTCTCTTTACATGCAAAAGGTGCTTGTGGCCTTCAGTCTTATTGCGCTACTGCTTGGAATATTCGGATATTTCCAATTTCAGATGGCAACTTACTAG